One genomic window of Panicum hallii strain FIL2 chromosome 6, PHallii_v3.1, whole genome shotgun sequence includes the following:
- the LOC112898522 gene encoding pentatricopeptide repeat-containing protein At1g80150, mitochondrial produces the protein MLSLGAIRKLCAAFDAVALTVIAAGLSRPPTGRHPFSSAHAHSPHPADFPTIAACRAAVSASKGSRRRCRRQPSPSPAAAAKEEQQPVLLRIKHELDPERLYELFRANAHNRLLVENRFAFEDTVARLAAARRNDLVEEILEQHKALPQGRREGFVVRIIGLYGKARMPDHALRTFQEMEMYGCRRTAKSLNAAMKVLLRARLFDEALSLFEEGSQKYGVELDDISYNTVVKMLCDMGKLRAAYRAMQKMEEAGVRPDVITYTTLMAAFYKCGQREIGDGLWNLMRLRGCNPTLASYNVRIQFLINRRRGWQANDLVRKMYAAGIKPDEITYNLIIKGFFMMGEHEMAKTVFGTMHGSGCKPNSKVYQTMVHYLCEQRDFDLAFRLCKDSMEKNWFPSAATIGQLLKGLMAISKDRNAIETMKLVTGKKPSYSDDEMKVFKDILSHGKTGR, from the coding sequence ATGCTCTCTCTGGGCGCCATCCGCAAGCTCTGCGCCGCATTCGACGCCGTCGCGCTCACCGTCATCGCCGCGGGGCTCTCCCGGCCACCCACAGGCcgccaccccttctcctccgcGCACGCGCACTCCCCACATCCCGCGGATTTCCCCACCATCGCTGCCTGCCGCGCCGCGGTCTCTGCCTCCAAGGGTAGCCGTCGCCGCTGCCGCAGGcagccctccccctcccccgccgccgccgccaaggaGGAGCAGCAGCCGGTGCTGCTCAGGATCAAGCACGAGCTGGACCCGGAGCGTCTGTACGAGCTGTTCAGGGCTAATGCGCACAACCGCCTGCTGGTGGAGAACCGCTTCGCGTTCGAGGACACGGTGGCGCGCCTGGCAGCTGCTCGACGGAATGACCTCGTGGAGGAGATCCTCGAGCAGCACAAGGCGCTGCCCCAGGGGAGGCGCGAAGGGTTCGTGGTCAGGATCATCGGCCTCTACGGGAAGGCCAGGATGCCGGACCACGCTCTGCGGACTTTCCAGGAGATGGAAATGTACGGGTGCCGGCGCACAGCCAAGTCGCTCAATGCTGCCATGAAGGTTCTGCTACGAGCAAGGCTCTTTGATGAGGCCCTGAGTCTTTTTGAGGAGGGATCACAGAAGTATGGCGTTGAGCTGGATGACATCTCGTATAACACGGTGGTGAAGATGTTGTGTGACATGGGGAAGTTGCGTGCGGCTTACAGGGCTATGCAGAAGATGGAGGAGGCAGGCGTGCGACCAGATGTCATCACATACACGACGCTCATGGCCGCATTCTATAAGTGTGGCCAGCGTGAGATTGGGGATGGTTTGTGGAATCTCATGAGGTTGAGGGGTTGCAATCCGACACTTGCCAGCTACAATGTGAGGATCCAATTCCTGATTAACAGGAGAAGAGGGTGGCAGGCAAATGATTTGGTGCGGAAAATGTATGCAGCGGGGATCAAACCAGATGAGATCACATACAATCTAATTATCAAGGGTTTCTTCATGATGGGTGAGCATGAGATGGCCAAGACGGTGTTTGGCACGATGCATGGAAGTGGATGCAAGCCAAACAGTAAGGTTTACCAGACAATGGTCCATTACCTCTGTGAGCAAAGGGACTTTGATTTGGCATTCAGGTTGTGCAAGGATAGCATGGAGAAGAACTGGTTTCCCAGTGCCGCTACTATTGGCCAACTGTTGAAAGGCCTCATGGCAATCTCAAAGGATAGGAATGCAATAGAGACAATGAAGTTGGTTACTGGGAAAAAACCTTCGTATTCAGATGATGAAATGAAGGTCTTCAAAGACATATTGTCTCATGGGAAGACTGGAAGATAA
- the LOC112898018 gene encoding F-box protein At-B has protein sequence MPESKRGRAVEHAMEKKPRAAAAAVGDGGGSRGEASGSSEGGGLVERLPEALLVEVLGRLEVDDACSAAASCRALHGAAAAAISAITTIDLSAFAPSNAILSRILEGNGAVRSLTVNCSLLDDSAASVIAKGSLGELSLLKCSFRMSFFMAIGERCRNLRSLKLEVADASGHPGFSTCLAPIYAGCIYLETLWMKSPLLDPHAAYYETGLPFLPSNLKELLLQPVSHSRAKTVFPRTTSLTKHISDSLESLSLVLDTITDELVMLITGNVRNLVELCLEDEPVAQPNLPEDLTNVGLQALGLCHNLRHLSLTRRYCDFRRVNDFGILMLAEGCKQLRAIRLSGFSKVSDAGYAALLHSGKDLKKFEVSNGLCLSDLACLDLDKAAPNITEVRLLNCALLTSDTAISLAPCTNLKVLDLSGCKSIADSGLVSISQLPKLTLLDLAGADITDAGLSALGNGRCLISSMCLRGCRRISSNGIASLLCGTGTINKTLVSLDIGNVPRISCRAVTVIAKNCEQINSLCLRNCLLITDSSLEVLGSMGRDSNKCSLRMLDLAYCSKLSRNFLRLFEPPLFRGLRWLGVGKNVVQRRGCSPTVAELLERKPGLTICGNACDMGCRNKCHPDIRFLQ, from the exons ATGCCCGAAAGCAAACGGGGACGAGCAGTGGAGCACGCCATGGAGAAAAAACCTcgagcagccgccgccgccgtcggcgaCGGAGGCGGCAGCCGCGGCGAGGCCTCTGGGAGCTCTGAAGGTGGAGGTCTGGTTGAGAGGCTCCCCGAGGCGCTCCTGGTGGAGGTGCTCGGCCGGCTCGAGGTGGATGAcgcctgctccgccgccgcgtcctgCCGGGCGCTCCacggcgccgccgcagccgccatcTCCGCCATCACAACCATCGACCTCTCC GCGTTTGCTCCGTCGAACGCGATCCTAAGCAGGATTCTCGAGGGGAATGGCGCGGTCCGCAGCCTTACCGTCAATTGCAGCCTCCTCGATGACTCCGCTGCCTCTGTCATCGCGAAGGGTAGCCTCGGCGAGCTCTCGCTGCTGAAGTGCTCGTTCAGGATGAGCTTCTTTATGGCTATCGGTGAGAGATGCCGCAATTTAAG ATCACTGAAGCTGGAGGTGGCAGATGCTTCAGGTCATCCTGGATTCAGTACTTGCCTAGCACCTATCTATGCGGGATGCATTTACTTGGAG ACTCTTTGGATGAAGTCCCCTCTGCTAGATCCACATGCTGCTTATTACGAGACTGGATTGCCTTTTCTTCCTAGTAACCTCAAGGAACTGCTGCTGCAACCTGTGTCTCATTCGCGGGCAAAGACGGTCTTCCCTAGAACCACATCTCTGACAAAACATATCAGTGACAGTTTGGAATCACTCTCTTTAGTTCTTGACACAATAACAGATGAACTTGTTATGTTGATCACCGGTAACGTTCGTAACTTAGTTGAACTCTGCCTGGAAGATGAACCTGTTGCCCAACCAAATTTGCCTGAAGATTTGACCAATGTCGGGCTTCAAGCACTTGGCTTGTGCCACAACTTGAGACATTTATCTCTGACACGTCGTTACTGTGACTTCAGACGGGTGAACGACTTTGGGATACTGATGCTTGCTGAAGGATGCAAGCAACTCAGAGCTATTAGATTGAGTGGGTTTTCTAAAGTAAGCGATGCAGGGTATGCAGCCCTTCTCCACTCTGGCAAGGACCTGAAAAAATTTGAGGTTAGTAACGGCTTGTGCTTGTCAGACTTGGCGTGCCTTGATCTTGATAAGGCAGCCCCAAATATCACAGAAGTGAGGTTGCTTAATTGTGCTCTCCTAACAAGTGATACAGCAATATCTCTTGCACCTTGCACTAACTTAAAGGTTCTTGATCTTTCGGGTTGCAAGAGCATTGCAGACTCTGGCTTGGTTTCCATCTCACAGCTTCCCAAGCTAACTCTCCTGGATCTTGCTGGAGCTGACATCACTGATGCTGGTTTATCAGCACTCGGGAATGGGAGGTGCCTGATATCTTCTATGTGCTTGAGAGGGTGCAGAAGGATCAGCAGTAATGGAATAGCTTCACTGTTGTGTGGGACTGGCACCATCAACAAAACTTTAGTCTCACTTGACATTGGGAATGTACCAAGAATATCATGTCGAGCTGTGACAGTGATTGCCAAGAACTGCGAGCAGATAAACAGCCTGTGTCTGCGGAACTGCCTCCTAATAACTGATTCATCTCTCGAGGTGCTAGGTTCTATGGGCCGTGACTCCAATAAATGTTCCCTGAGAATGCTTGATCTCGCCTACTGCAGTAAGCTGTCTCGTAACTTCCTGAGACTCTTCGAGCCACCATTGTTTCGAGGCCTGCGGTGGCTTGGCGTCGGGAAGAATGTGGTTCAACGTCGTGGCTGCAGTCCAACGGTTGCAGAGCTTCTGGAGCGGAAGCCAGGATTGACAATCTGTGGCAACGCGTGCGACATGGGCTGCAGGAACAAGTGCCATCCTGATATTCGTTTTCTTCAGTAG